The Desulfovibrio sp. G11 region CACCCGGCCCAAAGGCAGCAACTTTCAGCATGAGCGAGGAGAGCGCTATGGACGACAGGCAGACCGACATCAACAACATGTCCATCTGGGAAGATGCCCAAAAAATGCTGCATAAAGCCCGCGCAGAAGGCATTGAAACCGCGTGGGACAGACTGGCCCAGCAAACTCCGCACTGCCGTTTTTGCGAACTTGGCACGACCTGCCGCAACTGCGTCATGGGGCCCTGCCGCATCAGCGCCAAGGCCGCGCCCGGCGGCAAGCTCTCGCGCGGTGTGTGCGGTGCGGACGCCCACGTTATTGTAGCGCGAAATTTCGGACGCTTTATTGCCGGCGGCTCTGCCGGGCATTCCGACCACGGGCGCGATGTCATCGAAACCCTTGAAGCCGTGGTCGAAGGCAAGGCCGAAGGCTACGAAATCCGCGACCCGGCCAAGCTGCTGCGCATCGCCGGAGAACTGGGCATCGCCGTGGACGGCCTCGCCGTGAACGAGGTGGCTGCTCTTGTGGTCGACGCCTGTTACAGCGACTTCGGCAGCAGGCGCGGCGCGGTGAACTTTATTTCCCGTGTGCCTGCCAAGCGCAGGCAGGTATGGGAAAAACTGGGCATCACACCACGCGGCGTAGACCGCGAAATTGCCGAAATGATGCACCGCACCCATATGGGCTGTGATAACGATGCCCCCAACACCATGCTGCACGCGGCCCGCTGCGCCCTGTCCGACGGCTGGGCCGGATCGATGATCGCCACAGAACTGTGCGATATTCTTTTCGGCACGCCCAGCCCGCGCATGTCCACAGTCAATCTGGGCGTCATTAAAAAAGAAACCGTCAACATTCTGGTGCACGGGCATAATCCCGTTGTATCCGAAATGATCCTTGCCGTTTCACGCGAGCCGGAAGTGCTGGAGCAGGCCAGGCAGGCAGGAGCCGCGGGAATTACCGTGGCCGGGCTGTGCTGTACGGGCAATGAACTGCTCATGCGCCAGGGCATTCCCATGGCGGGCAACCATCTCATGACCGAACTGGCAATTGTGACCGGAGCCGTCGAAGCCGTGGTAGTGGACTATCAGTGCATCATGCCGAGCCTTGTGCAGGTAGCCGCCTGCTACCACACCCGCTTTATTGACACAGCCCCCAAGGCCCGCTTTACCGGGGCCGTGCACATGAACTTCACGCCTGAAAATGCCCGGCAGGAGGCAAGAGCCATTCTGCATATGGCCATAGAGGCTTTTGCCGCCAGAGATCCCGGCCGGGTTGATATTCCCGTTTCTCCGGTAAACATCATGACCGGTTTTTCCAATGAGGCCATCCTTGAGGCCCTGGGCGGCTCGCTGGACCCGCTGCTGGACGCCGTCAAGGCCGGAACCGTGCGCGGCTTTGCGGCCGTGGTGGGTTGCAACAACCCCAAGGTCAGGCAGGACTCGGCCAATGTGGGCATTATCAAGGAACTGATCAAAAAAGATATCATGGTGCTGGTTACGGGCTGTATAACCACGGCGGCAGGCAAGGCCGGGCTGCTGTTGCCCGAGGGCGCGGCAATGGCAGGACCGGGCCTG contains the following coding sequences:
- the cooS gene encoding anaerobic carbon-monoxide dehydrogenase catalytic subunit — translated: MDDRQTDINNMSIWEDAQKMLHKARAEGIETAWDRLAQQTPHCRFCELGTTCRNCVMGPCRISAKAAPGGKLSRGVCGADAHVIVARNFGRFIAGGSAGHSDHGRDVIETLEAVVEGKAEGYEIRDPAKLLRIAGELGIAVDGLAVNEVAALVVDACYSDFGSRRGAVNFISRVPAKRRQVWEKLGITPRGVDREIAEMMHRTHMGCDNDAPNTMLHAARCALSDGWAGSMIATELCDILFGTPSPRMSTVNLGVIKKETVNILVHGHNPVVSEMILAVSREPEVLEQARQAGAAGITVAGLCCTGNELLMRQGIPMAGNHLMTELAIVTGAVEAVVVDYQCIMPSLVQVAACYHTRFIDTAPKARFTGAVHMNFTPENARQEARAILHMAIEAFAARDPGRVDIPVSPVNIMTGFSNEAILEALGGSLDPLLDAVKAGTVRGFAAVVGCNNPKVRQDSANVGIIKELIKKDIMVLVTGCITTAAGKAGLLLPEGAAMAGPGLQKLCASLGIPPVLHMGSCVDNARIMHLCGLIANSLGVDISDLPVVASAPEWYSEKAAAIGLYAVASGVYTHLGLPPNILGSDVVTDIALNGLEGLVGASFVVEADPVKAADLLDRRIRTKRSALGLDA